The Ciona intestinalis chromosome 9, KH, whole genome shotgun sequence genome contains the following window.
GGTGTCCGTGGTTCAATAAACATTCCAGTAATCACTTTTACACGGATGTACAAACACCCCTGAGTGTTTTCGTAGCCCTGGTCGGCCGCAAACGACGTCAAAGTTTCCGATATAATAAGTCGTTAGCGGGAACGTAGTCTGATTAAAACGAACGCTCTGTGACCTGTATACTATACGGCGTCAGGATTTGTTTTCTTAGTTGTCCAAATAAGTGGAGAATCTGTATGAACGAAAGCGAGCGAAAGTAAATATCACTCCTGTTGTTGCCGCCCTAACCTAAACAAGCAGACCGGCCAAGCCCATAGATAACGCTGCTTACTATTATGTGTtatagtatttatttattcgcGGTGGGTCAGATTGATTGACGTGTCCAAGTTAGGCATGTGACACACACGTTCAGGCGTGCCCGTGACGAAActgattgtttttctttccTGGGTAAATGGTTGTTGATGCTACGTCTGCGGCACACTCGCGATTTCTCGACCAAGTCGTTACGCTGAAGCCAGGGCGAAGCTTCGTCGTGTGCCGAAAATAAAACAGCGGGTAACGACCTTGCAAACGCTACAGTGCGGATATATTGAAATTGCTTGAGTTGATCTCGTAAATGCTTCCCGGGTCGGAAGGGGCTGAAAGCGGTTCTTTATTTGTGCTGTTGGCAGAACCTCGTTTTGTGGCGAACACGAGCCGTCGTTATCGGATCCCGCGCGACAATTGGAAGAGATTTGTTTCGTATGCAACGCGATTACATTACGTCAGGATTCGTGAAGTAATTCTACGTCATAATCGTGTTTGTGTCGTTGTCGATGGGCAGATTGTACGAGTGCATCTTTTGGTAAACATGCGAGAGAGCTCTCTTGCGCCGCACCTGTTAGGAACTGCACCTTCTACTTTTTTCGGTCTCTCCCACACCCAGCGAGCATATAAATAGCAGTGGTTCGGTCAAAGCAACGGCACTGCCAAGTTGCTTGGCCAACAGGCAACAGGTGTAGCTATCTCCATAGCTAAAACCTGATATGACGTGCTGGTCTCTAATAAGCTATGTGATTGAGATGTGATAATCCTGGTTATCCTCCAAGCGTCAATCAACGAGCGTATTGAGCATTCACGGTTATTTATACATAAACCCTGATAGCTCTTTGCCAGCTGCAGACGCTTTAGAGTATTGGAAATGGTTCTTTAGCAGCAGTAATACATAGAAAACGTTAATGTACATTCATGCGCTTTGAGAGTTGTTggaaattattaacaaaatatttgctcGTTTTCAGATTTCAAGAACAAAATAAGACTGAAAGCTGTACGCAAAAAGAGTCAGAGAATTCCACTTTCATCACGAATATCAGCGCAATAGAAAGTGCATTGACCAGCAGTCAACCAGAGGCGAAACAGCTGCAAAAAGACGAGTTCATCAAGAGTACGAAAACCAAAGAGCCCGTCCACGATAACGGTTATATAGAAGAAGACGTTACAATGCCAAGCGTAGAAGTTATAAACTGCCCGAAAGGAATCATGCGAGATCTTGCCGAACCTTACTTTGATGTTTGGAGACTTGACCGTGACTCGATGATCGACCATATCGAGTAagtactttattttaatgcgCAAAACTATAAAGTCATTTTTGAGGCACCGAATAGGTCgcaattaagttaaaatttatgacGTTCTAAAGCGATCGATTGTCGGCGTTTCGAGAAAACGTAAACTTTGTGGGCTGTATTAAACCACGCCGTTCCTAGTAAACCAACTGTCGGTATTTCTATCGCTAATATTTAAACCGCTTAGCTTAAACTGAcatgcaaaatattaattaaacctGGGATGTTAACATGCATGTCggaaaaacaatgtttttattgaagGTGCGACCTTTTTGTGGGCAGCTTTTTCGTTCTAAACCCAAAAACGTGATAATGCAGCAATAAATAACGAGACCACTACTTTGGGTTTCGACATGTTGGAACACCCAAAGCATTCGTGACCCAGAGTAACCCCTCCGTGACCAATATTATATCGTACGAGTTTAAGGTCAAAGAAAAGTACACGGAACGACGGCCGCATGTTTATTGCGCATACGCATGTTAATACGATGGGAAACGATAAGTCGCAAGTACATGTGGCGTACAGCGTTTGTTTTACGATGAAACTAATCGTGCGCAGCATCTGCCGTATTAGAACATCATTGATTATTGCCCCGCCAACAAAGGGGGCGTTCCGCGACTATTCCGTGTAATCTGTTGTGATGCAAATGGTGGCGACAATAATCTTCTGACTCATGGTTTTGCATATGTTTTCAGATACATGTACCACGACCTTGGGGTAGTGCGCGCGTGGAAAATCCCGCGTTCAACTCTTCGTATGTTTCTTCTTGGTGTGCGAGAACGATACCAAGACAACCCCTACCACAACTTTAAACACTGCTTCTGCGTCACCCAGGTTAGTGCTCCAATCTGCTTTGCACAAAACATTCGGAGACGTAGAAAATTGGGTACGGTTAATACCAGAAATATACACTTGATCCTTTATCTACTGTTGCCAAAGCAGTGgagattaaataaatgtactATCTCGTAATCGGCCATATAACTGTAATTACCACGCGTTATGTAAGTGTCACAAATATGGATATTgtgaatattattgtttacacATTCCTCCGCAGATGGCCTACAGCATAATATGCAAGCTACGCCTCAGAAACAAAGTATCTGTCGATCACTTGGGGGCGCTATTGACCGCCGCTGTATGTCACGATGTGGATCACCCAGGCCTGAACAATTCATACCACTGCCATGCCCGCACACCACTCGCAATTCTCTACAATTACAAAAGCATTCTAGGTAAGTGTTTACTCCACAATATGAGCTACATCCAAGCGCCCGCGTATGACACAGTCCTGACCGTATGACCTTTCGCAATTACAGAACAGCACCACTTTGCGGTTGCTTGCCGCATTCTCTCCAACAAAGAACGAAACATCTTCCGCAACGTTAACAACCGGGACGAAGTGCTGACGAACGTGGGCGACCTCATTCTCGCTACCGACCTGGCCCGCCATAAAGATGTAATGGAAACATACCGTTGCAACATAGACACGGGTTTCGACTTTAAAAACAAGTGAGTTcgtgttgttgttatttccCGTAATGTCGTCAAACCGTGTCGTTGTCGACAACAGCTTAAACGAGCGAACGCAAACATTATAGTTCGGGACAGGCGAAAGGGCCTAATCCAAACACACTATTTGCTAAGGATGGGCGAGAGAAAGGCCCTATATGGAACTTAAGAAACGTTTGGCGGTTTTAGGATTATTTACCGACTATTATTAGCTTGTATCAAAGCGGCACGTGAATGCTTAGCAAATATTTGTAgccattgtttaatttacgatgttttccacAGCTCTCATGTGCTCAGTCTTTTGAAAATTATCATCAAATGTGCCGATGTATCCAATGAAGTTCGACCGGAGACAGTCGCTTCGCCATGGGTAGACCGGTTATTTGCCGAATACTCCGAACAAAGCGCTCGGGAAAAGAGAGAGCGTCTTCCCGTCACTACATACATGGACCCAGACCTGGTTAGTCTAATAATTCtgatattattatttcttttaacttttgcTGAAAAAAAAGCGAAATTGCGGGTTTCAACGACGTCATTTTAACCGAGACGAATTGGATTAACGGTAATCCATAAACCACTCCATCAAATCGTAAGATCTTAATTTTGCTTGCATCTGACAAAGATTCAGATCTGGCTGATACGATGGCATTTGGTGTTGATCCCTGTATTAACTTACCTATCTGCGGTGTGAAGGCACGTATGCGACATTTTGGGCTAGAGTATTCGCTGTGCCGCGGCCACCACCATCGCGGAGTAGAAATGTGATTAACACAAAGTTGTTCACGCGGCTACAACCGAGACCCGAAATCACCATCGTAATTTACTGTAAGCATGGGGAAGTCGCAGATCGTGCGCGAATGTGAACGCAATGTTTAACACTGGCGACCCAATCGACACAAATGAACGAAATCTCTCCTTCCTGGAAGTCATGCGGCTCGTTAGTGTCAAATCAGAACCATCAAACACATTCGTAACCCTTTAATTGAGTTAGGTGTACGAGTCCTTGAGGTGTCGCTGACAGCAATAATAATCATTCAGGGGGCACGTCCAGTGATTTACATTTGTGACGTCAAGAAGTAGGCGCGGAATGGTCGTTTTCGTGTCACCTGATGTAAACTTATCACCTGTTCGTTTACAGCGATCATTCACCTTCAATAATGTCTCTATGCATAAAGATATGgggcactatgacgtcatttttatCTCCGATAACGATCGCAGTGATTCTTTAACTGTTTGCTGTTACATTTTTTGGGCGCAGTAGGTCAGCAATTAGTCGGGAAGAAGAATATCGGCCCACGCCAAAATCTGCTTCACGCGGATTAGCGAAATCTGTTTACTGTCGTAGCTGGAACTGTGTATCGACACGCTAAGCTTGTGAAAGCAATAAAACCGCCAAGCGCCCGTTAGAACGCTATAAATATGCGAACCCTCCTAGGCTGCTCGCGGGTTTGGCTCGTACACAAACTTGCGGCAAGGCAACCTCACAGTCGTGACAATTGTCCGTTCGTTGGCTTGTTCGCTTTTGCTTCATAACAAACCTAGGACGCGTGGGTCGCAAACCCAACCACAACTGCATATAGTGCGACCGTTCAGATTTTGTACAATCAGTATCCGGCTAGAAAACGTGTTATGACATTTGGCTTGCTGATAGGAGATCAGAAAATCTGATACACAGCGCTTTGCGATAATCGAGATGGTGTCGACTGGTGTCAGGCATCGACCGGGTGGCCGCGTATTGGGGGAGAGAGGAAAGCGCAGCCTCTTTCTAGCTCTTCTCGTTTTCCCTTGTGCTCATTAGAGAAGGACTTGAAACCTCAAGTGTTAAGTTGACTATGCAGCTAAACAACGTTGAATAATAATGTCTCCGGCTATATAGGGTCGAGATTTTATTTATCAACAAAGATAAGACCAAGATCGTGGCATACCATGGACAAATAAGGATACTTGTGTAGCGACGTAGCCTCGTTATCGCTTCTGCGCTTAATAGCGCCGGCGAATGTTAAAAGGAGCGTGAACAAACAGTTTTACGCTAAAATTAGCGCTTAGTGGAAATTCGATAAAAAAACATCGTTTTCATGCGCGATGTAATACTTGTGGTAAAACAGCTGATGATTAAAAGCTTAAGCTAAGCGGCGAAGTTGTCGAAATATGACAAACACCGCATTTCCAGCTAAAAAGTTTGTGGACCCCGCCGCAGACTATCGCTATAGTGGAAATATAAGTGCGTTGCTTCCCGGCCGGTCACGACCACGCTAATAATCATCGTGTAAGCTGCATGCCGCGGTCACCATTGACCTCTTGCTGAGCCCATTTTGGCACAGAAACAGAATCGAAACGTCGGGCACGCTTTCATTTAGTCAACGCCCGACCACGGAAAGTTTTCCAATACGAACAACAGCATTGGTTGCAAGTTTCTCCTGACGTCCAACGTGTAATCAAAACAAGGCGATTAGAAAAATTCGCGACCATGAGATCTGGTACTGGCCAGCCTTAATTGCCACTTAAAACATCGGGTCATGATGTAATGCAATATCAAGCGGAGTTTATCATCACGGTCGTGCCCCACCCACATATTGTCTACTCAACTAAAGCGTTAAATGGCGACCGCATGAATTGGTGTACAAGCACGTAATCCCGAAAGTGCAGGTTACTGGGCACCCTGGGAATTTTATGACGCTGTGAATGAATGCAAAAAGCCGCGTGATCTTGGACGCACTTAATTAAGAATATTTTCCCACGACTCCGAAATAGAAAATAGTTGAACGCAcacagttaaaatataaccCGCAATTTCGctttactttaaatacaaaaccgACCAAATTTCCCACCAGaacaatatgtttaatttttctttttttacaggtCAATGTCCCTGAATCACAGGAAGGCTTCATCCGTGGTATAATGCTACCAATGTACGACGAACTATGCCGGTTGGCTACCGATGCAAGAGTCTACTTTGTCAGCCCACTTCACGAAGCTCTGCTGCGCTACGAAATTCAGAACATGCGAGAACGTGGTGTGTGAAGTAGCAACAAACCGGCTCCCAGGCCTTGTATACGGAGTACGGGGCACTGCGCCCCTGGTCAGTAGACGTCGAACTGTAGTGTTATACCCAACAGCTATCGGGCCGAGCTGTCTGTCCCAGCAACGCGATACTACTATGCAGAAGATATGGAAGTTGGCAAACAGGTCAATCAGTTTCGTAAAGAAGCTAAACTTCTACTTTGGGCTGCGTGTCCAGATTTTTACCTCAAGTCGCTTTGGCATCGACCTAAGCACTGTAGTCAAGAGCAGAGGATCGCCCCGGCTGTATTTACGTGTTTAGCTTCAGTAATGAAGACATTTCAATTCTCGAGCCGTATAAGGATCCTGAGTTTATTTGGCAACAGCACACCAGGTTCAATCGTGATGCACGGAGCCTAATTCTGGCACCCTAAACACCAGTACCGGAGTTAAGGCTAACGTGACAATCTCATGTCGATTCTACCACACTCTGCGATCACTCACTGTCGGTACATTGCCGGCAATTGTCGACGCCTCAACCCGTTTGCATCTCACGCTATTCGCATATTAGACTTACGGCAGGCCCGACCACAAGTGAGGGCTCGCACGTTATAGCACTGCGCCTGCTCTAGTATGCGGAGGGCCACAAACGGAGATTACTAAGCCATTAACCACCACCCTAATTTCACagtctaaaattaaaatatcttagCGGTGGCCATTACTTACTAGTTACCGCCCTCAGTGGTGGCACGATTTCGTATTATACAATTTGCGGTAGTCCAAAGGTAACGTTTAAATTTACATCACTACAACAGCTGACAAGGTCTTGTCACGAGCAGATCGCGCTCGAACAAACTGCTGGCACGAGGCTTTAGTTGTAGCCAAACTTAGCTGTATTCTATTCActgttcattgttttattgtgCACTTTTCTATTAATTTCTAACTTTCACGTGTGCGCCTGTTTACAGGTTCATGATCACTTTCACTTTACTGTCGTTTTGAACCCATATCGTCAACAAATCTACTGTTACGTGtcgaataaaaatgttttatatcaaACATTGTCAATTTGTCATGATACATTCTCAATACCTAATAGACAGTAAGAGTTTTGGCAGTTAGCGGCATAAGATTCTAGATTTCCTCGGAAATTAGTATAGCACATACcaacaagaaaaacaataaaagtgaAATAATGTATAGTTCAGTTTTACATACAGGGCATTGGGCTAGTGGTGGCACCCGCTGTCCGCTTGTCACAGAATATGTAAACTTATACATGCGTTATGCAACAGATTTAACTGGTATAGAATGATACAGCAATATTTACCACTATTTGAAAGAGAtatctataaataaataaatacgagTAAATAACCATATAGGCCCAGCAATCATGACAAAACAATGACATAGCGATTTTTTCTGTACCTGCTTTGGACTGTACGAACCACTCGGTTAAAGGTGGGGAATTTCAGTATCTAGTCAGCACTTACAGTTTCTTGGAAAAAATAGCTGCCTATGAACGCTGGGTCAAGTGCTAACTGCTGGTTCGAAGCGTTgcttttaaacacaaataaacttAGCAAGCAAAAGTTCTAATAATAGCTGACTGACCTGCGCAAGACAATCCCTTGTGAGTTAAGAGTGACAGCTTGTTTGTTGCCTTTGCTGGTTTGCTTACCGCATTGGCTTATCGTAATCAGAATAATTGAGTTTTCAGATTCATGGTGCAGTTCGGTATAAACATTCTATTAAAGATAAAAGATCGAATCAAATCGAGagtaaacagaaaactttCCAAAGTTTTGCAGTAAGCCCAAAACTAAACAGCAATCGCTCTATCTTAGCCACCTTCTAAAAGAATGCGAAGCTAAATCCTATGCTTTACGTGACACAATCAGCTGCCGCCAACGCACTGTGCTGAGTTCGAAACGGATAAGTTATTTAGGAAATCCACGCCTGTTTTGCTTGTTTGTGCTAAGGGCATACAAGCAATTATTACCACTCGTTTGGACGGTGAATCGGTTTGTAGGCTCACCGTTACGCCTTGTGTGAAATATGCAgtctaatgttaaaaatgcgACTAGCACAAACATTTCTTAACGTTTATAAACGTAAAAGATTCCACAaaccatatatttataaatacccATGCGTGCAGTATCTACTGTATAATAGTACAGTGGTATAATGATGtcgtaacaattaaaaaataaacgacaagatatagtttaatattattctgtttcataaaacaCATAGGAAAATAGAAACTAGTtggtagtatagtagggtggggtaagatgggatatttggtagtaaaaataggttaaataattatataaccgacTTTAAAagactctaaaagagtgttcttatacttgtttaaaacaagatgaGTTAGTATGGGATTCAGGTGcgaacggtatcccatctttacCCCACAGAACAAGTGAATGCGTAACCATAAAAATAAAGCCAATAGAATTTTAACTTGTTGGGAATATATCTCGCCGAATATGGCGTAATCTCTGCGAGTAAATAGATGTAGTGTTCGGCAAATTACCGGAgaataaaaatagattaatATAGGTGAACTAAAACGTGAAATTGCAGcgacatatttatttatccaaTATTAGGTCAAACGTTTGATGACGCACATATACTTCCCACTGACGCCGTGCGTGTCTATATTGGATTAAAACATGCGTGTGCGAAAGAAGGTCAAACATGTACGACACCGGCTGCATGTTTTTCGAGCAGAGATTGCCATTTTGACACCAAATACTGAAGGACACCAAAATAGCCGGCCATGAGAACTGCGGCCTTCTGACTCCAGTGTTCCGTACCCTGCTTGTATGTAATCCTCTGTCGTAGGTCGACTGTTCTCCTTAACTGGAATACCACCGATACGAAACGCGCAGGAGAAGATAGCGTTTTCTGGCGAGCGAATGTTATGGAAACAAATGGCAAATTTAAGATAAACTTGCTTTGAGATAATACCATCACCTCGTATAGATTAAACTCTCCCGTACCAGCTTAgcgttaaattaaaacaagccGCACTAATAAAACTCGGCTTGTCATTCGCGCACCGGTAGTAACCGCAGGAACGCTGCTGCAACGCTAGCTAATTACAATAACCTACACCCACAGCATCGTTTTGTAAAAGGAACAAAAATGGTCGCTAAAATTAATTGCCTAAGCAGGTACCGCTGGATATTAGAAATACCAGCATTAAAGCTTAGAGTTTCGACCCGGTGgtttaattttctttcattATTAATTTTCCCGAAGTCGTGGTTTATTGTGGCAACGATTTAGCATAGGTG
Protein-coding sequences here:
- the LOC100175338 gene encoding high affinity cGMP-specific 3',5'-cyclic phosphodiesterase 9A isoform X1 yields the protein MSTHAKTVTSSNDVNGDVDPSRDDNLSETSSSREEAELDKGASSESGSVRSGEQIEEILDEETASGGSDLSLQEEKIEMQSNGAPDIGNEFQEQNKTESCTQKESENSTFITNISAIESALTSSQPEAKQLQKDEFIKSTKTKEPVHDNGYIEEDVTMPSVEVINCPKGIMRDLAEPYFDVWRLDRDSMIDHIEYMYHDLGVVRAWKIPRSTLRMFLLGVRERYQDNPYHNFKHCFCVTQMAYSIICKLRLRNKVSVDHLGALLTAAVCHDVDHPGLNNSYHCHARTPLAILYNYKSILEQHHFAVACRILSNKERNIFRNVNNRDEVLTNVGDLILATDLARHKDVMETYRCNIDTGFDFKNNSHVLSLLKIIIKCADVSNEVRPETVASPWVDRLFAEYSEQSAREKRERLPVTTYMDPDLVNVPESQEGFIRGIMLPMYDELCRLATDARVYFVSPLHEALLRYEIQNMRERGV
- the LOC100175338 gene encoding high affinity cGMP-specific 3',5'-cyclic phosphodiesterase 9A isoform X2: MLRKAKNFIATVAGKWRRFLPGRSRRKFQEQNKTESCTQKESENSTFITNISAIESALTSSQPEAKQLQKDEFIKSTKTKEPVHDNGYIEEDVTMPSVEVINCPKGIMRDLAEPYFDVWRLDRDSMIDHIEYMYHDLGVVRAWKIPRSTLRMFLLGVRERYQDNPYHNFKHCFCVTQMAYSIICKLRLRNKVSVDHLGALLTAAVCHDVDHPGLNNSYHCHARTPLAILYNYKSILEQHHFAVACRILSNKERNIFRNVNNRDEVLTNVGDLILATDLARHKDVMETYRCNIDTGFDFKNNSHVLSLLKIIIKCADVSNEVRPETVASPWVDRLFAEYSEQSAREKRERLPVTTYMDPDLVNVPESQEGFIRGIMLPMYDELCRLATDARVYFVSPLHEALLRYEIQNMRERGV